In Cytophagia bacterium CHB2, the following proteins share a genomic window:
- the pyrR gene encoding bifunctional pyr operon transcriptional regulator/uracil phosphoribosyltransferase PyrR: MPASAPTIKIRGEIMDAAGLNRTLSRLAHEILESNRGIENLVVVGIRTRGVQLAQRLIERIESIEGRKLPLGSLDVTLYRDDLAYRQDALLSRTKQSRIQATDIPFDLEGKIVILVDDVIYTGRTIRAAMDALMDFGRPAKIRLAVMIDRGHRELPIRPDFVGKEVVTTTGEEVRVQLANVDGVDGVLLVEVSQ; the protein is encoded by the coding sequence ATGCCAGCCTCTGCGCCGACAATAAAGATTCGCGGGGAAATTATGGATGCGGCGGGCCTGAACCGCACGCTGTCGCGCCTCGCTCACGAGATCCTCGAATCGAATCGCGGCATCGAAAACTTGGTTGTGGTTGGCATTCGCACACGCGGCGTGCAGCTCGCGCAACGCTTGATCGAACGCATCGAAAGCATCGAGGGCCGCAAGCTGCCGCTCGGCTCGCTGGATGTCACGCTATACCGCGACGATTTGGCTTACCGGCAGGACGCGCTGTTGAGCCGCACAAAGCAATCACGCATTCAGGCCACGGATATTCCGTTTGATCTGGAAGGCAAAATCGTCATTCTCGTGGATGATGTGATTTATACCGGCCGCACGATTCGCGCGGCCATGGATGCGTTGATGGATTTTGGCCGGCCCGCGAAAATCCGTTTGGCGGTGATGATCGATCGCGGCCATCGCGAGTTGCCGATTCGGCCCGATTTCGTCGGCAAGGAAGTTGTTACCACGACAGGAGAGGAAGTTCGCGTACAATTAGCCAATGTGGATGGAGTTGATGGTGTACTTTTGGTTGAAGTATCGCAATAA